Genomic segment of uncultured Desulfobacter sp.:
GCCTTCAGTAAATACCCTGGACCCCTGGATCATGATCAATGTTCATGTACACAGAGATCGGGCCACCATCTCCATTGACGCAGGTTCCGGCCCCTTACACAAACGAGGATACAGGGAGGACAGGGTTTCGGCCCCCATGCAGGAAACCGTGGCCGCAGCCATTATTGCCCTGAGCGATTGGCATGGAGAAAAACCCCTGCTTGATCCCATGTGCGGATCAGGGACACTTTTGTGCGAAGCCTTGATGCACTATAGCCGGATTCCGGCCCAGATTTTTCGTGAAGAGTTTGGATTTGAACGCCTGCCCGATTTTAATGCCAAGGAATGGGAAGCGGTGAAAGAAACCGCAGACAAAGCGATTCAGCCCTTACCCAAGGGGCTTATCCGGGGAAGCGATATAGACGAAACGGCCGTTGAAGCGACACGAACAAACCTGATGGGACTTCACCATGGCGGAGGAATTGATGTGGCGCTGTCGGATTTCAAAGATCTTGGGACGGTGGAAAATGCCGTCATCGTCACCAATCCCCCTTACGGCATCCGCATGGGCAAAGATCAGAACATGAAATTATTCTACAACGACCTTGGCCAGTTTTTAAAGGAAAAGTGCAAAAGCTGCACCGCCTATGTCTATTTCGGCGATCCGGGCTTTATCAAGCATGTGCCACTGGCGCCCTCATGGAAAAAAAATCTGGAAATCGGAGGATTAGATGGTAAGCTTGTAAAATACCAGCTATACTAGTGTATAAAAAAATCCTCTTCCGGGAAAAATCATGATGGCAGACGAAACAGGCGCGGATGCGCCTGCCAGAAAAATATATCATGAGCTCATGGGTTATAGGGTGGTGGATATCCTTCTGGTATCCAGCCCCTATGATGCGTTTATTATGGAAGAAGAGGGTCGGCTTTCAAACCGGATCATAGATCAGTATAAGGGGTTGAACCTGTCCAACCCTCCGAAACTGACCCTTGCATTTTCAGTCAAGGAAGCCTTTGAGCACCTTAAACGCAAACCCTTTGATCTGATCCTTTCAATACCGGGACTGGCCGGAATGGATGTCTACGCATTCGGCAGGCAGGTGAAGGCTCAATATTCACAGATTCCATTTTACCTGCTGTTTCACAACACCTGCGATATTCATCACTATGCCGATACAGACCCGCAGGCCGCGGTTGACCGAACCTATATCTGGGGCGGAAAGGCCGACCTGCTGCTGGCCATCATAAAAAATTTTGAAGATGAAAAAAATGTGGCCTTTGACACACAGAACGCACAGGTCCGGGTGATTATAATGGTAGAGGATTCGCCCTTCCATTACTCGTCGCTGCTGCCGGTTCTGTACAAACATATCGTCGTCCAGACCCAGTCGGTGATGGATGACTCCATTAATGCAGAGCAAAGGATTTTAAAAAGACGGGGGCGGCCCAAACTCCTTTTGGCCCATGACTACGAACAGGCCATGACCCTGTTTGAACGTTACAAGCCATATGTCTTAAGCGTTTTCACGGATATGCGCTACGCCATAAACGGCGAGGAAGACCCCCAGGCCGGACGCAAACTTTTGAACCGGATCAAATCCGAAATCCCGGACCTGCCCACCCTGATCCTGAGTACCGAAGAAAAAAACCGAAACATTGCCGCCGACATATCCGCCCAGTTTATCAATAAAAATTCCAACAACCTGCATGACCAGATCAAAAGTTTTTTTGTCACCCATTTAGGGTTCGGGGCCTTTGTGTTTCGCATGCCGGACAACAGTGAAATTGCCCGGGCATCCAACTTAAGGGAAATTGAAAAGCTGCTTCCCGATATCCCCAATGCATCCGTGCTCCACCATGCCAGACACAACGATTTTTCCAGATGGTTGCTTGCCCGCAGCGAAGTCGATTTTGCCTTAAGTCTTAAACCCTATACCATTAAAGATTTTTCCGACGCATCGGAAGTAAAGCGCTTTCTCATCGAATGCATCCGAGACCGGCGCAAGGACTCCCACCAGGGGCTTGTCATTGAATTTGATCCTGAAAAATTTGATTTGGATACGGATTTCATGAAAATCGGAACCGGATCATTAGGGGGAAAGGCAAGAGGTCTTGCGTTCATGTCCCATCAGCTGGGCATTGACCCAACGTTGAAACAAAAATTTCCGGACATTGACATTAACATCCCCCAGACCTTTGTCATTGCCACGGACGGATTCAACATGTTTGTGGAAGAGAACCAGCTCTCCCAGCTCATAGAGCAGGATCAAATACCCGATGACGCCCAGGTGGTAGAGCGATTTCTTCAAGCTGAACTGCCCCATTCGCTGAAAAAAAATTTAAGGGCGTATATTGAACATGTGCATTACCCCATTGCCGTCAGATCGTCGTCACTGTTTGAGGACGCCCATTACCAGCCTTTTGCAGGGCTGTATAAAACCTATATGCTGCCCAACTGCGACACAAGCACTGAAAAACGTCTTAAACACCTAATTACGGCCGTAAAGCTGGTATATGCCTCAACCTA
This window contains:
- a CDS encoding class I SAM-dependent RNA methyltransferase, with product MNIPKRAILQKGQGRTRKLAKLNYIYERESRYFAQVAESVKTLALKEIQDLGGKNAQPVFRGIWFEADKSTFYKIVYLSRLASRVLVPLAEFECTDKDDLYKGAKTIRWEEFLNPKKTFSIASNVSESQITHSNFAGLRVKDAIADYFRDRTNRRPSVNTLDPWIMINVHVHRDRATISIDAGSGPLHKRGYREDRVSAPMQETVAAAIIALSDWHGEKPLLDPMCGSGTLLCEALMHYSRIPAQIFREEFGFERLPDFNAKEWEAVKETADKAIQPLPKGLIRGSDIDETAVEATRTNLMGLHHGGGIDVALSDFKDLGTVENAVIVTNPPYGIRMGKDQNMKLFYNDLGQFLKEKCKSCTAYVYFGDPGFIKHVPLAPSWKKNLEIGGLDGKLVKYQLY
- a CDS encoding PEP/pyruvate-binding domain-containing protein, translated to MMADETGADAPARKIYHELMGYRVVDILLVSSPYDAFIMEEEGRLSNRIIDQYKGLNLSNPPKLTLAFSVKEAFEHLKRKPFDLILSIPGLAGMDVYAFGRQVKAQYSQIPFYLLFHNTCDIHHYADTDPQAAVDRTYIWGGKADLLLAIIKNFEDEKNVAFDTQNAQVRVIIMVEDSPFHYSSLLPVLYKHIVVQTQSVMDDSINAEQRILKRRGRPKLLLAHDYEQAMTLFERYKPYVLSVFTDMRYAINGEEDPQAGRKLLNRIKSEIPDLPTLILSTEEKNRNIAADISAQFINKNSNNLHDQIKSFFVTHLGFGAFVFRMPDNSEIARASNLREIEKLLPDIPNASVLHHARHNDFSRWLLARSEVDFALSLKPYTIKDFSDASEVKRFLIECIRDRRKDSHQGLVIEFDPEKFDLDTDFMKIGTGSLGGKARGLAFMSHQLGIDPTLKQKFPDIDINIPQTFVIATDGFNMFVEENQLSQLIEQDQIPDDAQVVERFLQAELPHSLKKNLRAYIEHVHYPIAVRSSSLFEDAHYQPFAGLYKTYMLPNCDTSTEKRLKHLITAVKLVYASTYLKAPRSFTRSTMHRTEDEEMAVVLQQITGTRYKNYFYPSISGVAQSYNFYPIGHLNAEDGISYIALGLGKIVMGGEKTLRLCPKYPQFLPQFSMIDDILENAQKHFYVLKMDEIPTHENFFGVDEDPCLTKLDVIDAKDHPVVRMLCSSYNMQDNRIRDRFSDKEFPVVTFANILKYNTFPLADILAEVTALGTRWMGASMEVEFSVDLPVEGVRSKPRFSLLQIRPMCQYKQNLGVNIEQKDIQNAFCHSTLSLGNGEYKNIRDIVYVDPGTFESDKMALVAGEINKINATFNESRSKYVLIGPGRWGSSDRWLGIPVLWSDISNVGVMVETTIESVKADFSQGSHFFQNITSLGIPYITVQNKGNDFINYDFLADREPVTTTRYLKHVRFETPVKILVDGTTSQAVIMQGVDESGTKIMDDIPIIN